From the Candidatus Saccharimonadales bacterium genome, the window AAAAAGTCCTTGAAATTGAAAAGATATTTAAACTTAGTTTTCCTGATGGGTTAGATCTACAGACACTTGTACGCGACCGTAAAAAAATCGTGAACAAGCTACAAAAAATGGAAATTGGTGCCGTGACACAGGAACAAGCAATTGAATATGCCGATGAAATGCAGCTAGAGCTGATGACCGACGATGCCGGCGCGATTATTATCATGGACGGTAATGACCTTGATACTTTTGTGAACTTGATCAACGAAGATTATATCGTCAGCGAAATTACCGGAAAACGCTACGAAATTAAAAGCAAGAAATTACTTGATGATCCCGAAGGTGAACCACCCCGAGGATAACCTAGGGAAGAGGGTTGGCTTGATATTCGCCTAAAACGGCAACGGACGTTCCGTTTGCGCGAATATCATCGAGTAGATGCTTTAATTGTTCGCCACCCGCTTCGACATCTATGTAGAACTTGTATCTCCATGCCTTGCCGATAATAGGACGTGACTGGAGTTTAGTCAGATTTACTCCCCGGTCGGCGAAAGCGGTAAGGACATTCGCAAGAGCTCCAGGTTTGTTATCGGTCTGAATGACAAGTGATGCCTTATTGGTGTTGGCAATCGTTTTAGCATTGGTATCAATGACTAGAAACCGAGTGAAATTGGCTTTATTATCCTCAATATTCTCATGCAATATTGCGAGCGAATAGGTATCGGCTGCAACGCGCCCTGCGATTGCTGCCATCGATTTGTCACCGCTATTTTTAACAAATTCAACGCTTCCGGCGGTATCATGATGTTCGATTCGTTCGGCGTTTGGAAAATGAGCATCAAGATAGTTTTCGCACTGTGCAAGCGCAACAGGATGGGAATAGATATGAGTAATATCGGTTGTTTTCGCATCGGGAAGCGCAATAAGCTGCTGTTCAATTCGCAGATAGATCTCGCCAACAATAGGGTAGCGGTGTGACTCGACGAGATCGTAGACTTCGTTAATTGATCCGTAGAGGGAATTTTCAATAGCAACGATTGCGAGCGTCGTTTCGTGACGATTAAGCATGCCAAATACCTCACCAAATGTTTCGGCAGGTAAAATGTGGACATCATCGCCAAACCATGTCTTTGCTACCTGGTGGTGAAATGATCCTAACTGGCCTTGGATTGCGACGCGCATAAGGTACATTCTACCACAATCTAAGTGGTGGAGAAGTGGTATACTAAAAGGAATGAATCAGGGATTGGCGTTAGAAATAATGCTTTCGGGGGAAAGCGTGCTTTTGACTGGCCCAGCCGGGGCGGGTAAGACTTTTGTGTTGAATCAATTTATTCGGCTTGCAAAAAGCGAAGGCAAGCACGTGTCCGTGACAGCTACGACAGGCCTCGCCGCAACACATTTAGGCGGTACGACAATCCATAGCTGGGCGGGAATTGGTATTGCTGATAGTCTGCCGTCTGGGTTTGCCGAACACTTAGGCAAAGGCCGTAAGGAAATTATTGAAAAAACAGATGTTCTGATTATCGACGAAATCTCAATGCTCCATGATTACCGGCTGGATATGGTTGACGAAGCCTGCCGGTTAGTCCGTCGGAAAGACGAACCGTTCGGCGGCATTCAAGTGATCATGAGTGGTGACTTCTTTCAATTACCTCCAATCAATCGTGGTGACAATCGTGGCGGGGGTTTTGTCGTGCACAGCCAGGTTTGGAGAGAAATGGATCCAACGATCTGTTATTTGCAGGAACAACACCGTCAAGACGACGAGGAGCTTCTGGAGATATTAAATGCGCTTCGGGCAGGTGATATTCGCCGCCATCACGCTGAAAAGCTTCTTGCGCGCGTTGATGAAACGCCTGCAGAAGATTTAGTACTTACCGAACTTCATACGGTAAATGTCGACGTTGACCGCATTAATGATGTGAAACTGAAAGAACTTGGCGGTGATGAACTGCAATATACCCAGACGACCACAGGATCAGATAACTACGTTGAAAGTTTGCAGCGATCAGTCCTAGCGCCAGGTACGCTTAGCTTGAAGCAAGGCGCGCTTGTTATGGCGGTCAAAAACGCGACTGACCGCAAGTACGCAAACGGCAGCATCGGAACGGTCATTGACTTTGAACCTTCAACCGAATACCCGATCGTCGAATTCCGAAGCGGCAAGACAGTGACGATGATGCCGGATACATGGGAACTGCGCGATGGCGACAAAAAACGGGCGAGTATTACCCAAATTCCACTTCGTTTGGCGTGGGCGATTACCGTTCACAAATCGCAGGGAATGACGCTCGATGCGGCGCGCATCGATCTGCGAAAAGCTTTCGTTGAGGGTATGGGATACGTTGCCCTAAGCCGAGTAAAGAATTTGTCCAGCCTTTATTTATCCGGTATTAACAGGATGGCACTTGCTATCAGTGAGGACGCTCAAAACATTGATGGAACGCTCCGCACAAGAGCAGCGAGTGATAGTAAAAAATTTGCTCACCTTGCTAAAAATATTGAAAAACGCCAAAAAGAACCCACGGTAAAAAAGAAAGCTAGTGGCGGGTCGGGTTGGACGGATAAAATCGCAAAAATGCGCGAAACACACCCAAATGCGTACAAGCCTTGGCAGCCAAGTGACGACACGGTCCTTAAACAGGACTTTCAAAATGGAGCCTCGATCGAAGACCTCAGCCAAAAACTTGGCCGTCACGAAGGAAGCGTCAAAATGCGCCTGCAAAAACATTTCGGTGAAGACGCCGTACAATAAAGAAATAAAAATCGTTTGCTGTTTAGAACTCGCCGGGAGTATACTTTAAATATATTAACGGAGGGGTAAGCAAATGGACGTTGACATCAATTATTGGGCAGTATTACTAGCAGCAATCTCGAGCATGGTCGTAGGGTCTATCTGGTACGCAAAGAGCGTATTCGGTGATACTTGGATGAAACTTGCGAAAGTCGACAAGAACAAGCCATACAATATGGTGGTTTCACTCGGCCTGACGTTTGTCGTGTCACTTATAACCGCGTACATTTTGGCGCACGTAACCTTCCTGAGCAACAATTTCTTCCACAATAGTTTTATGCAAGATGCGCTAACGACTGCATTTTGGCTATGGCTTGGTTTTACTGCAGCGAGGTTCTTGACGCACGACCTGTTCGAAGGCCGTCCTTGGAAATTGACGCTTATGAACGCTATGCACGAACTGATCACAGTAGTCGTAATGGCGCTTATAATCGGTGTAATGGGCGTCTAATTACTTTAAACGAGCAATCTTGATACAGCCGTCAGATACGTAGAATGTTCTAAGCTGCTGGCCGCGGAAACGTAGCTCTTCACCAGGTTCGCTAGTGTGGACTTTAGAGACCACGCTAGCGTCTTTTAGCGTTTTAAGAATGAAATCACGCTCTTTGTCCGATTCGTCGCTGCCGCCATGGGTCAGCTGGCCTGTACGCCATTGGATGGCGATAGGGTAGGTTTCTTCGGTTGCGGCACCAATCCACATTTCCTTTTTGCCTATAAAAAGGTGTCTGAATTTTTGAACCCAGAATTTGTATGCGTATTGATGTTTTCGATCAGCATATAGATGTGGCTCTTCCATGCGCCAAAAGCGGACGTGGTGTCTGGTACGGGCACTGCCGCGGTCATTAGTAGGAATCTCAAACCCGACATCGTGCGGGCGGTTGAAAAGATACAGGTTACTTAGCGGTGAAGCGGGGTAGTGAGTGTTAAATACAACTGAAATAGCCTCACGAAAGGCATTTTTGAATGTGAATGGTTCGGCCGTGTACCAGCCCGCTTTGTTCATTTTTTTAATAAGATGGTCACGGTTGGTGACGATTAACGCGATATTTACGGGGTCCGACGGCCAGCCGTCACCGGTGGTTACGTAAAGGGGAATGTGGTCAGGTTTAATGACGATTCTAAAAAGTCGGATCAGAAGAGGGATGACGGCGTAGGTGGAAATACAATAAAGCAGCAGTACGACAATAAACGCCGGTAGGCGACTGTCGGCGTAGGGATAGACTTCGGTGATAGCAAGCCAAGCGAGCACAATACCTAGTCCAAGTATCAAAAGTCGCCAGAAAAGACGGAATATAAAACTAAACATAGCTTGTCTCATTATACACTCAGCCAGGCGGCAAGTGTATAATAGGGTTTATATGGAGAAAAAGCCGAGTTTAAAGTTTCCGAAAAAGTTTTTATGGGGAGCTGCGACGAGCGCGCATCAAGTGGAAGGTGGGACTCATAACCAATGGTCGGTTTGGGAACTTGAGAATGCCAAATCGCGGGCAGCTCAGGCTGAATACGATCTTAGTGAGTTCGATAGCTGGCCC encodes:
- a CDS encoding PIF1 family ATP-dependent DNA helicase; protein product: MNQGLALEIMLSGESVLLTGPAGAGKTFVLNQFIRLAKSEGKHVSVTATTGLAATHLGGTTIHSWAGIGIADSLPSGFAEHLGKGRKEIIEKTDVLIIDEISMLHDYRLDMVDEACRLVRRKDEPFGGIQVIMSGDFFQLPPINRGDNRGGGFVVHSQVWREMDPTICYLQEQHRQDDEELLEILNALRAGDIRRHHAEKLLARVDETPAEDLVLTELHTVNVDVDRINDVKLKELGGDELQYTQTTTGSDNYVESLQRSVLAPGTLSLKQGALVMAVKNATDRKYANGSIGTVIDFEPSTEYPIVEFRSGKTVTMMPDTWELRDGDKKRASITQIPLRLAWAITVHKSQGMTLDAARIDLRKAFVEGMGYVALSRVKNLSSLYLSGINRMALAISEDAQNIDGTLRTRAASDSKKFAHLAKNIEKRQKEPTVKKKASGGSGWTDKIAKMRETHPNAYKPWQPSDDTVLKQDFQNGASIEDLSQKLGRHEGSVKMRLQKHFGEDAVQ
- the pheA gene encoding prephenate dehydratase yields the protein MRVAIQGQLGSFHHQVAKTWFGDDVHILPAETFGEVFGMLNRHETTLAIVAIENSLYGSINEVYDLVESHRYPIVGEIYLRIEQQLIALPDAKTTDITHIYSHPVALAQCENYLDAHFPNAERIEHHDTAGSVEFVKNSGDKSMAAIAGRVAADTYSLAILHENIEDNKANFTRFLVIDTNAKTIANTNKASLVIQTDNKPGALANVLTAFADRGVNLTKLQSRPIIGKAWRYKFYIDVEAGGEQLKHLLDDIRANGTSVAVLGEYQANPLP
- a CDS encoding DUF1761 domain-containing protein, with the translated sequence MDVDINYWAVLLAAISSMVVGSIWYAKSVFGDTWMKLAKVDKNKPYNMVVSLGLTFVVSLITAYILAHVTFLSNNFFHNSFMQDALTTAFWLWLGFTAARFLTHDLFEGRPWKLTLMNAMHELITVVVMALIIGVMGV
- a CDS encoding LssY C-terminal domain-containing protein; translated protein: MFSFIFRLFWRLLILGLGIVLAWLAITEVYPYADSRLPAFIVVLLLYCISTYAVIPLLIRLFRIVIKPDHIPLYVTTGDGWPSDPVNIALIVTNRDHLIKKMNKAGWYTAEPFTFKNAFREAISVVFNTHYPASPLSNLYLFNRPHDVGFEIPTNDRGSARTRHHVRFWRMEEPHLYADRKHQYAYKFWVQKFRHLFIGKKEMWIGAATEETYPIAIQWRTGQLTHGGSDESDKERDFILKTLKDASVVSKVHTSEPGEELRFRGQQLRTFYVSDGCIKIARLK